The Mycolicibacterium hassiacum DSM 44199 genome includes a window with the following:
- the otsB gene encoding trehalose-phosphatase translates to MLPADLQRALDAAARTSRLLVASDFDGTLAPIVNNPADARPLPAAVAALTELTELPDTEVGLVSGRALAVLRELSGVPPSVHLVGSHGAEFDSGFGSYIDRELLERIITELERIARGRAGVTVETKPASAALHVRNARPPDAEAALKAAREAAANWDVHVTEGKAVLEFAVVSTDKGEAVEILREQTRATAVVFVGDDVTDENVFRRLRRGDVGVKVGAGETAARYRVQTVDDVAEALRFLLDERRKRR, encoded by the coding sequence GTGCTTCCGGCCGACCTGCAGCGCGCGCTCGACGCGGCGGCACGGACGTCCCGACTGCTCGTCGCCTCGGACTTCGACGGCACGCTCGCACCGATCGTCAACAACCCCGCCGATGCGCGCCCGCTGCCCGCGGCCGTCGCCGCGCTCACCGAACTGACCGAACTCCCCGACACCGAGGTGGGGCTGGTCTCCGGCCGTGCCCTGGCGGTGCTGCGGGAACTGTCCGGGGTTCCGCCGAGCGTGCACCTGGTCGGCAGCCACGGCGCCGAATTCGACTCCGGCTTCGGCAGTTACATCGACCGTGAGCTGCTGGAGCGGATCATCACCGAACTCGAGCGCATCGCCCGCGGACGCGCCGGGGTGACCGTAGAGACCAAACCCGCATCGGCCGCGCTGCACGTGCGCAACGCCCGGCCACCGGACGCCGAGGCGGCGCTCAAGGCGGCGCGGGAGGCCGCCGCGAACTGGGACGTCCACGTCACCGAGGGCAAGGCGGTGCTGGAGTTCGCCGTGGTGTCGACGGACAAGGGCGAGGCGGTCGAGATCCTGCGCGAGCAGACCCGCGCGACCGCGGTGGTGTTCGTCGGCGACGACGTCACCGACGAGAACGTGTTCCGCCGGCTGCGCCGGGGCGATGTCGGGGTCAAGGTCGGCGCGGGTGAGACCGCGGCCCGCTACCGGGTGCAGACCGTCGACGACGTCGCCGAGGCGCTGCGTTTTCTGCTCGACGAGCGACGGAAGCGGCGCTAG
- a CDS encoding IS481 family transposase, with product MVHANASLTPRGRLRLAQAVVDQGWSLRRAAERFQCSVATAKKWADRYRDGGEAAMVDRPSRPHRSPLRLPKRRERRIVNLRFTRRWGPHRIAAHLRLARSTVEAVLRRYRMPLLRHLDQNTGLPVRRPKPRRYEHPAPGDLVHVDVKKLGRIPDGGGHRKLGRQAGRRNRCGMGYTFLHHAVDDHSRLAYSEDLADERKETAAGFWKRASAFFADHGITVKRVLTDNGSCYRSKNFAEALGPDIAHKRTRPYRPQTNGKVERFNRTLTTEWAYAQTYRSEAERAGTYQHWLHHYNHHRPHTGIGGMTPIDRLRVHNLPVKNN from the coding sequence ATGGTCCACGCTAATGCTTCGTTGACTCCTCGTGGGCGGTTGCGGCTTGCGCAGGCTGTTGTTGATCAGGGCTGGAGTTTGCGGCGCGCTGCTGAGCGGTTCCAATGTTCGGTGGCCACAGCCAAGAAATGGGCCGACCGTTATCGCGACGGTGGCGAAGCAGCGATGGTAGACCGGCCCAGCCGGCCGCATCGCAGTCCGTTGCGGTTGCCGAAACGACGTGAGCGGCGCATCGTCAACCTGCGCTTCACCCGGCGGTGGGGCCCACATCGTATCGCCGCCCATTTGCGGTTGGCGCGGTCAACGGTAGAAGCGGTGTTACGCCGCTACCGCATGCCATTGCTGCGGCACCTGGACCAGAACACCGGGTTGCCGGTACGCCGGCCCAAACCCCGCCGCTATGAGCACCCGGCTCCCGGCGACTTGGTCCATGTCGACGTCAAGAAACTGGGCCGCATCCCCGACGGGGGCGGCCATCGCAAGCTGGGTCGCCAAGCCGGCCGGCGCAACCGCTGCGGCATGGGATACACGTTCTTGCACCACGCCGTTGATGACCACTCCCGGCTGGCGTATTCCGAGGACCTCGCCGACGAACGCAAAGAAACCGCCGCGGGGTTCTGGAAACGCGCCAGCGCGTTCTTCGCCGACCATGGCATTACCGTCAAGCGGGTGTTGACCGACAATGGATCCTGTTACCGGTCAAAGAATTTCGCTGAAGCGCTCGGCCCCGACATCGCCCACAAGAGGACCCGGCCCTACCGGCCGCAGACCAACGGCAAAGTCGAGCGATTCAACCGCACCCTGACCACTGAATGGGCCTATGCGCAGACCTACCGCTCTGAGGCCGAACGCGCCGGAACCTACCAGCACTGGCTGCATCACTACAATCACCACCGACCCCACACCGGCATCGGCGGAATGACACCTATCGACCGCCTACGCGTTCACAACCTACCCGTGAAGAACAACTAG
- a CDS encoding LacI family DNA-binding transcriptional regulator → MPRSPTPRRRATLASLAAELKVSRTTISNAYNRPDQLSPELRRRILAAAERMGYPGPDPVARSLRTRKAGAVGLMITESLNYWFSDPAALDFVAGLAESCEEAGQGLLLVSIGPNRSVEEGSGAVLAAGVDGFVVYSASDDDPYLAVVRQRQLPIVVVDQPKDLPGCSRVGIDDRGAMRGLAEYVLGLGHREIGLLTMRLGRDWPHPKPRPAVADPQRVESPHFHVQRERINGVCDAMAAAGLDPAALTVVESYDHLPTSGGAAAEVALAANPRITALMCTADVLALSAMDYLRAKGIYVPGQMTVTGFDGVREALQRGLTTVAQPSAEKGRRAGHLLHHPPGSGLPVIEVLDTEVVRGRTAGPPA, encoded by the coding sequence ATGCCACGGAGTCCCACGCCCAGACGGCGTGCCACCCTGGCGTCTCTGGCTGCCGAGCTGAAGGTCTCGCGCACCACGATCTCCAATGCCTACAACCGCCCCGATCAGCTCTCGCCCGAGTTGCGCCGACGGATCCTGGCCGCGGCCGAGCGGATGGGCTATCCGGGCCCCGACCCGGTGGCCCGCTCGCTGCGCACCCGCAAGGCCGGGGCGGTGGGCCTGATGATCACCGAGTCGCTGAACTACTGGTTCAGCGATCCGGCGGCGCTGGACTTCGTGGCCGGTCTGGCGGAGTCCTGCGAGGAGGCGGGCCAGGGCCTGCTGCTGGTGTCGATCGGGCCGAACCGCAGTGTCGAGGAGGGCTCGGGCGCCGTGCTCGCCGCCGGGGTGGACGGTTTCGTGGTGTACTCGGCCTCCGACGACGACCCGTACCTGGCGGTGGTGCGTCAGCGCCAGTTGCCGATCGTCGTGGTGGATCAGCCGAAGGATCTGCCGGGCTGTTCGCGGGTGGGTATCGACGACCGCGGGGCCATGCGCGGGCTGGCCGAGTACGTGCTGGGCCTGGGGCACCGTGAGATCGGGTTGTTGACCATGCGGCTGGGCCGCGACTGGCCGCATCCGAAGCCGCGGCCGGCGGTGGCCGATCCCCAGCGGGTCGAGTCCCCGCACTTTCACGTACAGCGCGAGCGGATCAACGGGGTGTGCGACGCGATGGCCGCCGCCGGCCTGGATCCCGCCGCGCTGACGGTGGTGGAGAGCTACGACCATCTGCCGACCTCCGGTGGCGCGGCGGCCGAGGTCGCGCTCGCGGCCAACCCCCGGATCACCGCGTTGATGTGCACCGCCGATGTGCTCGCACTCTCAGCGATGGACTATCTGCGGGCCAAGGGGATCTATGTGCCGGGCCAGATGACGGTGACCGGTTTCGACGGGGTGCGTGAGGCCTTGCAGCGCGGGCTGACCACGGTCGCGCAGCCCAGCGCGGAGAAGGGCCGCCGCGCCGGGCACCTGCTGCACCACCCGCCCGGTTCCGGTTTGCCGGTGATCGAGGTGCTCGACACCGAGGTGGTGCGCGGCCGCACCGCCGGTCCGCCGGCCTGA
- a CDS encoding (2Fe-2S)-binding protein yields MDISAELTEIGSYGEFFRITVGGSEAGWVPVGRCNADGWADLVEVTVARLGTSERRVAASMVQFAHAARLWSPVLACALVYRVVPDLASLQRARDGSALRLPTARAAPLEPTARSLYRLVVEQHLEPLADGLRVKPARSVRYGNAASALVESARALIAARPQLRDPAAELTASLLGTGKLCGAGDFDAAAWSFRRRSCCLYYRVPGGGKCGDCVLR; encoded by the coding sequence ATGGACATCTCCGCCGAGCTCACCGAGATCGGTTCCTACGGCGAGTTTTTCCGGATCACCGTCGGCGGTTCCGAGGCCGGTTGGGTTCCGGTCGGCCGCTGCAACGCCGACGGCTGGGCGGATCTGGTCGAGGTCACGGTCGCACGACTCGGCACCAGCGAGCGGCGGGTCGCGGCGTCGATGGTGCAGTTCGCCCACGCGGCGCGGCTGTGGTCACCGGTGCTGGCGTGCGCTCTGGTGTACCGGGTGGTGCCCGACCTGGCGTCGCTGCAGCGCGCCCGCGACGGCTCGGCGCTGCGACTGCCCACCGCGCGCGCCGCGCCGCTGGAGCCCACTGCCCGGTCGCTGTACCGCCTGGTGGTCGAGCAGCACCTGGAGCCGCTGGCGGATGGGCTGCGGGTCAAGCCGGCCCGGTCGGTGCGGTACGGCAACGCGGCCTCGGCGCTGGTGGAGTCGGCCCGCGCGTTGATCGCGGCCCGCCCGCAGCTGCGCGACCCGGCCGCCGAACTGACGGCGAGCCTGCTCGGCACCGGAAAGCTCTGTGGTGCCGGCGATTTCGACGCAGCAGCGTGGAGTTTCCGGCGCCGCAGCTGTTGTCTGTACTACCGCGTCCCGGGCGGCGGGAAATGCGGCGACTGCGTGCTCAGGTGA
- a CDS encoding sulfurtransferase, whose amino-acid sequence MTRDRVLIDADELARRISGGVPTVVLDVRWSLAEPDGRAAYQRGHLPGAVYVSLEDELSDHGVTGRGRHPLPSGRALQAAARRWGVRRGVPVVVYDDWNRAGSARAWWVLTAAGIPEVRILDGGLGSWPGPLETGWVTPEPGDVEVVHDDLYAGALPVLDAAQLLGDRVTLLDARAPERFRGEAEPVDPVAGHIPGARNVESTSLLDEQGRFRRETPGVPVPDDGVLGVYCGSGVTAAVVIAALAAAGVPAALYPGSWSEWCSDPARPVERG is encoded by the coding sequence GTGACACGTGACCGGGTGTTGATCGACGCGGACGAGCTGGCGCGGCGGATCTCCGGTGGTGTGCCCACCGTCGTCCTCGACGTGCGCTGGAGCCTGGCCGAACCGGACGGGCGAGCCGCCTACCAGCGGGGACACCTCCCGGGCGCGGTGTACGTGTCGCTGGAGGACGAGCTCAGCGATCACGGTGTGACCGGGCGTGGCCGTCATCCGCTGCCGTCGGGCCGGGCCCTGCAGGCGGCGGCGCGCCGCTGGGGTGTGCGGCGCGGGGTTCCGGTGGTGGTCTACGACGACTGGAACCGCGCGGGTTCGGCGCGTGCGTGGTGGGTGCTGACGGCGGCGGGCATTCCCGAAGTGCGCATCCTCGACGGTGGTCTGGGCTCTTGGCCGGGGCCGCTCGAAACCGGTTGGGTGACACCGGAGCCCGGCGACGTCGAGGTCGTCCACGACGACCTGTACGCCGGTGCCCTGCCGGTGCTGGACGCGGCGCAGCTGCTGGGGGATCGGGTGACCCTGCTGGACGCGCGGGCGCCGGAACGGTTCCGCGGCGAGGCCGAACCCGTCGACCCGGTGGCCGGACACATTCCCGGTGCTCGCAACGTCGAAAGCACCAGCCTGCTCGACGAGCAGGGCCGGTTCCGCCGGGAGACACCCGGTGTGCCGGTTCCCGACGACGGCGTGCTCGGTGTCTACTGCGGGTCCGGGGTGACCGCGGCGGTGGTGATCGCCGCGCTCGCCGCGGCGGGCGTTCCGGCGGCGCTGTATCCCGGTTCGTGGTCGGAGTGGTGTTCGGATCCGGCGCGCCCGGTCGAGCGCGGGTGA
- a CDS encoding SLC13 family permease, with product MDLTLALLALAVVLVFAVVRPHGWPEAVVAVPAAAMLIATGVVSPREAADEVERLLPVVGFLAAILVLARLCDDEGLFRAAGVAMGRVSDGAPRRLLVMVFLIASATTAVLSLDATVVLLTPVVLATARALAVPVRPHVFATAHLANSASLLLPVSNLTNLLAFSAAGLSFVHFGAVMTLPTLAAVAVEFVVLRWLFARDLPAEPAPHPEPARDRVPVFVLVVLALTLAGFAVTSLLGHAPAWAALAGATVLGVRALARRDTTPARILADADIPFLAFVLCLGVVVDAVMRSGLDTVMRGVVPVGQSLPALLGVAAVAAVLAGLVNNLPAVLVLLPLVTPAGPAAVLAVLIGVNLGPNLTYVGSLANLLWRNVIRRDMHVGAVEFSRVGLCTVPPAIVAAVLALWLSVRVFGV from the coding sequence GTGGACCTGACGCTGGCGCTGCTCGCGCTGGCCGTCGTGCTGGTGTTCGCCGTGGTGCGCCCGCACGGCTGGCCGGAGGCCGTCGTCGCGGTCCCGGCCGCGGCGATGCTGATCGCGACCGGGGTGGTCTCCCCGCGGGAGGCGGCCGACGAGGTGGAACGGCTGCTGCCGGTGGTCGGTTTCCTGGCCGCCATCCTGGTGCTGGCGCGGCTGTGTGACGACGAGGGACTGTTCCGGGCGGCCGGGGTGGCCATGGGTCGGGTCAGCGACGGGGCGCCCCGACGGCTGCTGGTGATGGTGTTCCTGATCGCGTCCGCCACCACCGCGGTGCTCAGCCTCGACGCCACCGTGGTGCTGCTGACCCCGGTGGTGCTGGCGACCGCCCGCGCGCTGGCGGTCCCGGTGCGCCCGCACGTGTTCGCCACCGCCCACCTGGCGAACTCGGCGTCGCTGCTGCTGCCGGTGTCGAACCTGACCAACCTGCTCGCGTTCTCCGCCGCCGGCCTGAGCTTCGTGCACTTCGGCGCCGTGATGACGCTGCCCACCCTGGCCGCGGTCGCGGTCGAATTCGTCGTGCTGCGTTGGCTGTTCGCCCGCGACCTGCCCGCCGAACCGGCCCCGCACCCCGAACCGGCCCGCGACCGGGTGCCGGTGTTCGTCCTCGTGGTGCTCGCCCTGACGCTCGCCGGGTTCGCGGTGACCTCGCTGCTCGGGCACGCACCGGCGTGGGCGGCACTGGCCGGGGCGACGGTGCTCGGTGTGCGCGCACTCGCCCGCCGCGACACCACACCGGCCCGCATCCTCGCCGACGCCGATATTCCGTTCCTGGCGTTCGTGCTGTGCCTGGGCGTGGTGGTCGACGCGGTGATGCGGTCCGGACTGGACACCGTGATGCGCGGGGTGGTGCCGGTGGGTCAGTCGCTGCCGGCGCTGCTGGGCGTCGCGGCGGTGGCGGCGGTGCTGGCCGGCCTGGTCAACAACCTGCCCGCCGTGCTGGTGCTGCTGCCCCTGGTCACCCCCGCGGGCCCGGCCGCGGTGCTCGCGGTGCTGATCGGGGTGAACCTCGGCCCCAACCTCACCTATGTCGGATCGTTGGCGAACCTGCTGTGGCGCAACGTGATCCGCCGGGACATGCACGTCGGCGCGGTCGAGTTCAGCCGGGTCGGGCTGTGTACCGTGCCGCCGGCGATCGTCGCGGCGGTGCTGGCATTGTGGTTGAGCGTCAGGGTGTTCGGCGTCTAG
- a CDS encoding metal ABC transporter ATP-binding protein: MAADPTARAPVVELTDARLAFGDRVLWDHLDLTVHPGEFIAVLGPNGSGKTSLLKVLLGQLPLSAGTAKVCGEPVRRGSPRIGYVPQHRSADHAIAVRGADLVGLGIDGHRWGFASLRGRAAKRAAVQRALRAVHGEELATVPIERMSGGELQRVRIAQALTTDPELLLCDEPLLNLDPANAHLVSQLIDARRRDADTAVLFVTHEVNPVLRYVDRVLYLVHSRFRIGTVEEVMTSATLSELYGAEVEVVRVGGRYVVVGEHLDHSGHAIGHTHD; encoded by the coding sequence ATGGCCGCTGACCCGACGGCACGCGCCCCCGTCGTGGAACTGACCGACGCCCGGTTGGCGTTCGGCGACCGGGTGCTGTGGGACCACCTCGACCTCACCGTCCACCCCGGCGAGTTCATCGCGGTGCTCGGCCCGAACGGCAGCGGCAAGACGTCGCTGCTCAAGGTGCTGCTCGGCCAGCTGCCGCTCAGCGCGGGAACCGCGAAGGTGTGCGGAGAACCGGTACGCAGAGGCAGCCCGCGGATCGGCTACGTGCCCCAGCACCGCTCCGCCGACCATGCCATCGCGGTGCGCGGCGCCGACCTGGTGGGCCTCGGCATCGACGGCCACCGGTGGGGATTCGCGTCGCTGCGCGGGCGCGCGGCCAAACGCGCGGCGGTGCAGCGGGCGCTGCGGGCGGTGCACGGCGAGGAGCTGGCGACGGTGCCCATCGAACGGATGTCCGGCGGCGAGCTACAGCGGGTGCGGATCGCCCAGGCACTGACCACCGATCCGGAACTGTTGCTGTGCGACGAGCCGCTGCTCAACCTGGATCCGGCCAACGCGCACCTGGTGTCGCAGCTGATCGACGCCCGCCGCCGCGACGCCGACACCGCGGTGCTGTTCGTCACCCACGAGGTGAATCCCGTTCTGCGCTATGTGGATCGAGTGCTGTACCTGGTGCACAGCCGGTTCCGGATCGGCACCGTCGAGGAGGTGATGACCTCAGCGACCCTTTCGGAGCTCTACGGCGCCGAGGTCGAGGTGGTGCGGGTCGGCGGCCGGTACGTGGTGGTCGGCGAGCACCTCGATCACTCCGGACACGCGATCGGACACACCCATGACTGA
- the bluB gene encoding 5,6-dimethylbenzimidazole synthase, which translates to MSHAFSPAERRAVYRAIAERRDMRRFVPGAQVPEEVLARLLQAAHAAPSVGLMQPWRFIRITDQALRERIHALVQEERLRTAEALGPRRDEFLALKVEGILECAELLVVALGEGRDAHVFGRRTLPRMDLASVSCAIQNLWLAARAEGLGMGWVSIFEPGALAELLGMPADAEPVAILCLGPVPEFPDRPVLEIERWAFGRPLSEFVTENGWNGAAQRP; encoded by the coding sequence GTGAGCCACGCGTTCAGCCCCGCCGAGCGGCGCGCCGTGTACCGCGCCATCGCCGAACGCCGGGATATGCGCCGGTTCGTGCCGGGCGCGCAGGTCCCCGAGGAGGTGCTGGCCCGGCTGCTGCAGGCCGCCCACGCGGCCCCCAGCGTCGGGCTCATGCAGCCGTGGCGGTTCATCCGCATCACCGATCAGGCGCTGCGCGAACGCATCCACGCCCTCGTCCAGGAGGAGCGGCTGCGCACCGCCGAGGCGCTCGGACCGCGCCGCGACGAGTTCCTGGCGCTGAAGGTGGAGGGCATCCTCGAATGCGCCGAACTGCTGGTGGTGGCGCTCGGCGAAGGTCGCGACGCGCACGTCTTCGGCCGGCGCACCCTGCCCCGGATGGACCTGGCATCGGTGTCGTGTGCGATCCAGAACCTGTGGCTGGCCGCCCGCGCCGAGGGCCTCGGCATGGGCTGGGTGTCGATCTTCGAGCCCGGGGCGCTCGCCGAACTGCTCGGCATGCCCGCCGACGCCGAACCCGTCGCGATCCTGTGCCTGGGGCCGGTGCCGGAGTTCCCGGACCGCCCGGTGCTGGAGATCGAACGGTGGGCGTTCGGCCGCCCCCTGTCGGAGTTCGTCACCGAGAACGGCTGGAACGGCGCTGCACAACGTCCGTAG
- a CDS encoding metal ABC transporter solute-binding protein, Zn/Mn family has translation MRVRFAALVAAVTAALAAGCGQPPGPAPDRVAVVASTDVWGSVARAVAGEHATVTALMTGTVADPHSYEASPADAAAVTDATLVVYNGGHYDEWVADVLADHPEVPAIDAYSLKPGRPADNEHVFYDLPTAKAVAAAIADRLAERDPEHAAGYRASAAEFGRGADEVLTTERAIGRNHPSASVVSTEPVAYYLLTNAGITDRTPKGFAGAIEHDTDPAPADLAAMLDLIDGRKVSALLYNPQTETALTRQLRDAALRAGLPVVEVTETLPEGTDYLTWQRQTVTRLQDALDRAPKPGR, from the coding sequence ATGCGGGTCAGGTTCGCCGCGCTGGTGGCGGCGGTGACAGCCGCGCTCGCGGCGGGATGCGGCCAACCGCCCGGCCCCGCCCCGGACCGAGTCGCCGTGGTGGCGTCCACCGATGTGTGGGGCAGCGTCGCCCGGGCGGTGGCCGGTGAGCACGCCACCGTCACCGCGCTGATGACCGGCACGGTCGCCGACCCGCACTCCTATGAGGCCAGCCCCGCCGACGCCGCCGCGGTCACCGACGCCACGCTGGTGGTCTACAACGGCGGCCATTACGACGAGTGGGTCGCCGACGTGCTGGCCGACCATCCCGAGGTGCCGGCGATCGACGCGTACTCCCTCAAACCGGGCCGGCCGGCGGACAACGAGCACGTCTTCTACGACCTGCCCACCGCGAAGGCGGTCGCCGCAGCCATCGCCGACCGGCTGGCCGAGCGCGACCCGGAGCATGCCGCCGGATATCGCGCCAGCGCCGCCGAGTTCGGCCGCGGCGCCGACGAGGTGCTGACCACCGAGCGGGCGATCGGCCGGAACCATCCGAGCGCCTCGGTGGTGTCGACCGAACCGGTGGCGTACTACCTGCTGACCAACGCCGGGATCACCGACCGCACCCCGAAGGGGTTCGCCGGCGCGATCGAGCACGACACCGACCCCGCCCCCGCGGATCTGGCCGCGATGCTCGACCTCATCGACGGGCGCAAGGTGTCGGCGCTGCTGTACAACCCGCAGACCGAGACCGCGCTGACCCGCCAGTTGCGCGATGCCGCGCTCCGGGCCGGACTCCCGGTCGTCGAGGTGACCGAAACGCTGCCCGAGGGCACCGATTACCTCACCTGGCAACGCCAGACCGTGACCCGGCTGCAGGATGCGCTCGACCGCGCGCCGAAACCGGGCAGATAA
- a CDS encoding MBL fold metallo-hydrolase: MRLKPGRPDLAHYASRFDNPAAAAAAPLTVTWAGVTTLLLDDGDSALLTDGFFSRPGLTAVGLRPLTPSAPRIDGSLARLGVDRLAAVLPVHTHYDHALDSAAVAERTGAVLVGGRSAAHVGRGHGLPDERLVVAAPGRPITLGAYEVTLIEATHCPPDRFPGEITAPVPVRARVSAYRCGEAWSTLVHHRPTGRRLLIVGSAGFVPGALAGQRAEVVYLGVGQLGLQPERYLRDYWAETVRTVGARRVVLIHWDDFFRPLHKPLRALPYAVDDLDVTMRVLSGLAGHDGVALHLPTLWERADPWT, translated from the coding sequence ATGCGTCTCAAACCGGGCCGACCCGACCTCGCGCACTACGCGAGCCGGTTCGACAACCCGGCGGCCGCCGCCGCGGCCCCGCTCACCGTGACCTGGGCCGGGGTGACCACGCTGTTGCTCGACGACGGCGACTCGGCGCTGCTGACCGACGGGTTCTTCTCCCGCCCCGGCCTGACCGCCGTCGGGCTGCGCCCGCTGACCCCGTCGGCGCCGCGGATCGACGGCAGCCTGGCCCGGCTCGGCGTGGACCGGCTCGCGGCGGTGCTGCCGGTGCACACCCACTACGACCACGCGCTGGACTCCGCCGCCGTCGCCGAGCGCACCGGCGCCGTCCTGGTCGGCGGCCGCTCGGCGGCCCACGTCGGCCGCGGCCACGGCCTGCCGGACGAGCGGCTGGTGGTGGCGGCCCCGGGCCGGCCGATCACCCTCGGCGCCTACGAGGTGACCCTGATCGAGGCCACCCACTGCCCGCCGGACCGGTTTCCCGGCGAGATCACCGCACCGGTGCCGGTACGGGCCCGGGTGTCGGCATACCGCTGCGGCGAGGCGTGGTCGACGCTGGTGCACCACCGCCCCACCGGACGGCGGCTGCTCATCGTGGGCAGCGCGGGTTTCGTGCCCGGCGCGCTGGCCGGGCAACGCGCCGAGGTGGTCTATCTGGGCGTCGGACAACTGGGCCTGCAACCCGAGCGGTATCTGCGCGACTACTGGGCCGAGACGGTGCGCACCGTCGGGGCGCGACGGGTGGTGCTGATTCACTGGGACGACTTCTTCCGTCCGCTGCACAAGCCGCTGCGCGCGCTGCCCTACGCGGTCGACGACCTCGACGTCACCATGCGGGTGTTGTCCGGGCTCGCCGGGCACGACGGGGTGGCGCTGCACCTGCCGACGCTGTGGGAGCGCGCGGACCCGTGGACCTGA
- a CDS encoding LamB/YcsF family protein — MAVDLNADLGESYGVWRLGDDEAMLDVVTSANVACGFHAGDPAHLAATCRAAAERGVRIGAQVGYRDLPGFGRRFIDVPPDELTAEIIYQIGALQALARVHGTTVYYVKPHGALYNTIVNHREQARAVAEAVRAVDPELPVLGLPGSAFFAEAERLGLRTVSEAFADRAYRPDGQLVSRRERNAVLHDPRQIADRVVQMVTTGRVVAVDGSTIPLRVESICVHGDTAGAIDIAAAVRKRLLDEGVELRPFT; from the coding sequence ATGGCGGTCGATCTGAACGCGGACCTCGGCGAGAGCTACGGGGTGTGGCGGCTCGGTGACGACGAGGCCATGCTCGACGTGGTCACCAGCGCCAACGTCGCCTGCGGCTTTCACGCCGGCGATCCGGCGCACCTGGCCGCCACCTGCCGGGCCGCCGCCGAGCGCGGGGTGCGCATCGGCGCGCAGGTCGGCTACCGCGATCTGCCCGGGTTCGGGCGCCGCTTCATCGACGTGCCGCCCGACGAGCTGACCGCCGAGATCATCTACCAGATCGGCGCGCTGCAGGCCCTGGCCCGCGTCCACGGCACCACCGTGTACTACGTCAAACCGCATGGCGCGCTGTACAACACCATCGTCAACCACCGCGAACAGGCACGCGCGGTCGCCGAGGCGGTGCGCGCCGTCGATCCGGAGCTGCCGGTGCTCGGCCTGCCCGGGTCGGCGTTCTTCGCCGAGGCCGAACGGCTCGGGCTGCGCACGGTGTCCGAGGCGTTCGCCGACCGCGCCTACCGCCCCGACGGCCAGCTGGTCTCCCGCCGGGAACGCAACGCGGTGCTGCACGACCCCAGACAGATCGCCGACCGCGTCGTGCAGATGGTGACCACCGGCCGGGTCGTCGCGGTGGACGGTTCCACCATTCCGCTGCGGGTGGAATCCATCTGCGTGCACGGCGACACCGCGGGAGCGATCGACATCGCCGCCGCGGTGCGCAAACGCCTGCTCGACGAGGGCGTGGAGCTGCGGCCGTTCACCTGA
- a CDS encoding metal ABC transporter permease: MTDTLKELLANLFAFDVTIDLLRRDFVQQALLAAVLLALVSGLIGPFIVMRQMSFAVHGSSELSLTGAAFALLAGFNVGVGALVGCALAAILFGVLGQRARERDSAIGVVLAFGLGLAVLFIHLYPGRAGTSFALLTGQIVGVGSSRLTLLAVVSLAVVAVLAVSYRPLLFATVDPEVAAGRGVPVRALGIVFAAIVGVVAAQGVQIVGALLVMSLLITPAAAAVRVFSSPAAAIAASVVFAELSAVGGILLSLAPGVPVSVFVTTISFVIFLVCWGIGRRARAVARG; this comes from the coding sequence ATGACTGACACCCTCAAGGAACTGCTGGCGAACCTGTTCGCCTTCGATGTCACGATCGATCTGCTGCGCCGCGACTTCGTGCAGCAGGCGCTGCTGGCCGCGGTGCTGCTGGCGCTGGTGTCGGGGCTGATCGGACCGTTCATCGTGATGCGCCAGATGTCGTTCGCGGTCCACGGTTCCAGTGAGCTGTCGCTGACCGGTGCGGCGTTCGCGCTGCTGGCCGGGTTCAACGTCGGGGTGGGCGCGCTGGTCGGCTGCGCGCTGGCGGCGATCCTGTTCGGCGTGCTGGGTCAGCGTGCGCGCGAACGGGATTCGGCGATCGGGGTGGTGCTGGCGTTCGGCTTGGGTTTGGCGGTGTTGTTCATTCACCTCTATCCCGGGCGGGCCGGCACCAGTTTCGCGTTGTTGACCGGGCAGATCGTCGGGGTCGGTTCGTCGAGGCTCACGCTCCTGGCGGTGGTTTCGCTCGCGGTGGTCGCGGTGCTGGCGGTGTCCTACCGGCCGTTGTTGTTCGCCACCGTGGACCCGGAGGTCGCCGCCGGCCGCGGGGTTCCGGTGCGCGCGTTGGGCATTGTGTTCGCCGCGATCGTCGGCGTGGTCGCGGCGCAGGGGGTGCAGATCGTCGGCGCGCTGCTGGTGATGTCGCTGTTGATCACCCCTGCGGCGGCCGCGGTGCGGGTGTTCTCCTCGCCCGCCGCCGCGATCGCCGCCTCGGTGGTGTTCGCCGAACTGTCCGCCGTCGGCGGCATTCTGCTGTCGCTGGCGCCGGGGGTGCCGGTCTCGGTGTTCGTGACGACGATCTCGTTCGTGATCTTCCTGGTGTGCTGGGGGATCGGCCGGCGCGCGCGTGCCGTGGCGCGGGGTTAG